The sequence below is a genomic window from Bacillota bacterium.
TCTTCGACTTCTCCCTCGGGCACCAAGACCTCGACTGAACCCGACGCCCCCAGGTGTGGAACCCCGAGAGTCCGCAACATCACCAGCACGCCTTCCTTACTGAGGATCTCCTTGAGCATCTCGGCGATGGACATGTTGGGGGCGATGTAGACGACGGTCCACACGCTTGCTCAGGCCCTCCTTAGAACTGCTTAGCGAGTGTCGGCTGGGGCTTGGCCGGTTCCGCCGCTAGCTAGACTAGTGTTTGACCGCGCGAGCGTCGG
It includes:
- a CDS encoding DUF2007 domain-containing protein, with protein sequence MWTVVYIAPNMSIAEMLKEILSKEGVLVMLRTLGVPHLGASGSVEVLVPEGEVEEAHDILFSVLGR